One region of Vibrio pelagius genomic DNA includes:
- a CDS encoding penicillin-binding protein activator, with product MATMNHKRLSVPRLLTPIALAISLAACSSAPQAPTRVDITLDPTQSTESYMMQADSSKGSLQNDWLIMALKSSVQAGKTDQATLLIKRLAKQPLTETQQAEWQLARAQLLFNNQQTEQAYQQLNFQPWWKLPNEQWKDYHNLRADILEVLNQYFEASRELTKLEEFDDNQDQQLIADRIWKNLSSYSQYEVLALKTAPDEDVLAGWLQLSIYLKTLNGNLPELQSTLQDWLAENPYHPAAKYTPQAISDILSLEISKPTSTALLLPLTGKYSKQAQLVRDGFIFAMMNDKEREEDATLTVLDTNTQSAEEIKQTLIANKVDFIVGPLVKSNITKLQEAQKGDENAIPALALNIPDHIEAGTKLCYLALSPEQEVAQAAKHLFTQGYKYPLILAPKGRLGDRVQEAFKEEWSKYSSNDVATSFFSDKRQLQRNVNQIFGLQESQQRIAQMDTLIDLPLETEPRSRRDVDAVYIVANNSELTLIKPFIEVAINPDAKQPALFSNSFSNSGGKQYEDLTGVFYSDIPLLIENKGELNKQLNELWPSHTNGQKRLQALGMDAYYLMDALPQMKAVEGHSISGETGVLTIDNNCVVQRQISWAEHGAL from the coding sequence GCTTGTTCTTCTGCGCCACAAGCCCCGACGCGTGTTGATATTACACTTGATCCGACACAATCGACAGAAAGTTATATGATGCAAGCAGACAGCAGCAAAGGTAGTCTGCAAAATGATTGGCTGATCATGGCACTAAAATCGTCGGTGCAAGCGGGCAAAACCGATCAAGCAACTTTGCTGATCAAACGCTTGGCAAAACAGCCACTCACAGAAACCCAACAGGCTGAATGGCAACTGGCACGTGCGCAGCTGCTATTCAATAATCAGCAGACTGAGCAAGCGTATCAACAACTGAACTTCCAACCGTGGTGGAAACTGCCGAATGAGCAGTGGAAAGACTACCACAACCTGCGTGCTGATATTCTTGAGGTATTGAATCAGTACTTCGAAGCGAGTCGCGAACTCACTAAACTTGAAGAGTTTGATGATAACCAAGATCAACAGTTGATCGCTGATCGTATCTGGAAAAATCTTAGCAGCTACTCTCAATATGAAGTGCTAGCACTAAAAACCGCGCCAGACGAAGATGTTTTGGCTGGTTGGTTACAGCTTTCTATCTACCTGAAAACCCTAAACGGTAATCTGCCTGAGCTGCAAAGCACACTGCAAGACTGGTTGGCGGAGAATCCGTACCACCCAGCGGCGAAGTACACACCGCAAGCGATCAGTGACATTCTGAGCCTAGAGATCAGTAAGCCAACCAGTACAGCCTTACTGCTACCTTTAACTGGTAAGTACAGTAAACAGGCGCAGCTGGTACGTGATGGCTTCATTTTTGCGATGATGAACGACAAAGAGCGCGAAGAAGACGCAACGCTAACGGTTTTAGATACCAACACGCAAAGTGCTGAAGAGATCAAACAGACGCTGATTGCCAACAAAGTCGACTTCATCGTCGGCCCATTGGTTAAGAGCAATATCACCAAGCTCCAGGAAGCTCAGAAAGGGGATGAAAATGCTATTCCAGCACTTGCTCTGAACATTCCAGATCATATAGAGGCAGGCACCAAACTTTGCTACCTGGCACTATCACCAGAGCAAGAAGTCGCCCAAGCCGCTAAGCACCTCTTCACTCAGGGTTACAAGTATCCTCTCATCTTGGCACCAAAAGGCCGACTGGGCGATCGTGTACAAGAAGCCTTCAAAGAAGAGTGGTCTAAATACAGTAGCAATGATGTCGCAACGTCATTCTTCTCTGACAAGCGACAGTTACAACGCAATGTAAATCAGATATTCGGACTACAAGAGAGCCAACAGCGCATTGCGCAGATGGATACCCTGATCGACTTGCCACTAGAGACAGAGCCGCGCAGCCGTCGCGACGTCGACGCAGTATACATCGTGGCGAATAACTCTGAGCTCACGTTGATCAAACCTTTCATTGAAGTCGCCATTAACCCAGATGCAAAGCAACCGGCGTTGTTCTCGAACTCTTTCAGCAACAGTGGCGGTAAACAGTATGAAGACCTAACCGGTGTTTTCTATAGTGATATTCCGCTGCTTATAGAGAACAAAGGCGAGCTCAATAAGCAGTTAAATGAGCTTTGGCCTTCTCACACTAATGGTCAAAAGCGCCTGCAAGCACTAGGGATGGATGCGTACTACCTAATGGACGCGCTTCCACAAATGAAAGCCGTTGAAGGACATAGTATTTCTGGTGAAACCGGCGTGCTGACTATCGACAACAACTGTGTTGTACAGCGTCAAATCAGCTGGGCAGAGCATGGGGCTCTTTAG
- a CDS encoding YraN family protein, with amino-acid sequence MGLFSRTKLIQKLNAHRQVGDRYERVARDHLKGHGLTLIEQNFVAKCGEIDLIMHHNQTIVFVEVKYRKQTRYGHAAEMVTAGKAKKLINTANLWLMKQGMSVHSTNFRFDVVAIEGPNEQINWIQNAITQG; translated from the coding sequence ATGGGGCTCTTTAGTCGAACCAAACTGATACAAAAACTCAACGCCCACAGACAAGTGGGCGATAGGTACGAACGCGTGGCCAGAGATCACCTCAAAGGGCACGGGCTCACTTTAATTGAGCAAAACTTCGTAGCCAAATGTGGTGAAATTGATCTTATAATGCACCACAACCAGACTATTGTGTTTGTTGAAGTCAAATACCGAAAACAGACACGTTATGGGCATGCAGCAGAAATGGTCACCGCCGGCAAGGCGAAAAAGTTGATCAACACCGCCAATCTATGGCTGATGAAGCAAGGCATGTCGGTACACTCGACTAATTTCCGGTTTGATGTTGTGGCTATTGAAGGGCCAAATGAACAGATCAACTGGATACAAAATGCAATTACCCAAGGATAA